The DNA window GCCTCCGACCGTGCTGGgagggagaaataaaataatcccGGCCGGATCTGGGGagagatcccaaatccaggcGGGAacgagggagggagggacaccGGGAGATGCCGCAGCCCAGGGatgatgggataatgggataatgggatgggatgatgggatgggataatgggattgggattgggataaTGGGTTGGGATTGGGcttgggataatgggataatgggatgggataatgggatgggattgggattgggataatgggatgggattgggattggataatgggataatgggataatgggatgggattgggataatgggatgggataatgggatgggataatgggatgggattgggattgggataatgggatgggataatgggataggatgggatgggattgggataaaGGGATGGGATAAagggatgggataatgggatgggataatgggatgggattgggataatgggatgggataatgggatgggattgggataatgggatgggataatgggatgggatgagatgggatgggatgggattgggattgggatgagaCTGGGATTGGGATAATGGGAGGGGATAATGGGATTGGGATAATGGGaggggataatgggatgggattgggataatgggatgggataatgggatgggattgggataatgggatgggatggagaaaaCTCCGGAGGGAttcccgcccgcccccgcctGCCCAGCACCAAATGAAAGTCACACACGACGCACATTCCCCACCATTCCCTCCCCACCCGCTCcggattcccgggatttccccCAGGAATTCGCCTCCTCAGCCCTCGGCTGTCCCCTCCGGACCTGGCTGACGGGTTCGGACACCCCGAAATCCCGCCCcaatcccttccctccccaccctccccggAACGACGACGACGACGACGACTCCGACGGCTTCGCCTCTCGACTCGTCACATCCACGAACAAAGAAAGCAGAGGAACGTCCACCATTCCCACACCAGCATTCCCACAGCAGCATTCCCGCAGCAGCATTCCCGCGCTGTCCCGACCTGGAGCTGCGGAAGCCTCCGGCACCTCCCCGGAGCTGTCAGTCCAAGCAGCGCCTCTTTACCTGGAGGCCTCTTCCTTCAGCTCCTTGTTTTTCCGCACTTCTTCCGCGTGTTTGTCCTGCGGGATcgggaaggaggaagggaaggagaagggggaaggaggaggaggaggaggaggaggaggaggaagaggtgtTATTCCAGGATTCCAGGATTCCGGCATCCCCACGGCCCAGCGGCTCCGGAGGGGGTTGAAGGCACGAGGTTGATGGCGAGGGACGctgtcctctcctcccctggGGTGGCTTTAAGGGCTGctggtggcacttggggacactttgtcCTCGCCCTCTCGGCTACGAGGGAGACGTCCCGGGAAGccccctggagctgggattaGCTGGGATTTTCCGGCATTATCTGGCACTCTCCGCCTCTGCCCCAACGGAGGCGCTCGGAGAAGGGCACCGGGCGGGCTCCGGATGTTTtggagggagctggaggtggtgaGGAGGGTGGGATTTTCCGTGCGGAGGTTGGGAACAGACCTGATTCGGGAGAGAGAAGAGGGCTGGAAGGGGTGGGAAGGGCTCCCGGCACGGAGCTGGGGAGCTGCCGGATCCGTGGGAAGGAAACGCGGGAAGGTCCGCCAGCCCAGAGGTGGGAAAAGTACCAGGGGAGCggcgggaattctgggatggaattcccggAGCAGCTGTGGCGGCTGctggatctctggaagtgcccaaggaaaggttgggaggggctgggagggatctgGGATAGTCCAGGGAAAAACTGGAAGGGATCTGGGATAGTCCAGGGAAAAGTTGGGTGGGGTTTGGAGGAATCTGGGACAATCCAAGGAAAAGTTGGGTGGGGTTTGGAGGAATTTGGGATAATCCAAGGAAAAGTTGAGCAGGGCTTGGAGGGATCTGGGATAATCCAAGGAAAAGTtggaaggggctgggaaggATCTGGGATAGTCCAGGGAAAAGTTGGGTGGGGTTTGGAGGAATCTGGGATAAtccaaggaaaagctggaaagagATGGGAGGAAGCTGGGACAAtccaaggaaaagctggaaggggctgggagtgATCTGGGATAGTCCAGGGAAAAGTTGGGTGGGGCTTGGAGGAATTTGGGATAAtccagggaaaagctggaaggggctgggaggaaTATGGGATAATCCAAGGAAAAGTTGGGCGGGACTGGGAGGAATCTGGGATAATCCAGGGAAAAATtgggtggggctgggagggatttgggataatCCAAGGAAAattggaaggggctgggagaaATCTGAGATAGtccagggaaaagctggaaggggctgggagggatctgGGATAAtccaaggaaaagctggaaggggctgggagggatctggaggtgtccaaggaaaaGTTAGAAGGGGCTGGGAGGAAGCTGGGACAAtccaaggaaaagctggaaggggctgggagggatttgggataatCCAAGGAAAATTGGAAGGGGCTTGGAGGAATCTGGGACAGtccagggaaaagctggaaggGATCTGGGATAGtccaaggaaaagctggaaggggctgggaggaaTCTGGGATAATCCAAGGAAaagctgggaggggctgggagggatctggaggtgtccaaggaaaagttggaaggggctgggagggatctgGGATAAtccaaggaaaagctggaagagGCTGGGAGGGATCTGGGACAATCCAAGGAAAattggaaggggctgggagggatttgggataatCCAAGGAAAattggaaggggctgggaggaaTCTGGGACAGtccagggaaaagctggaaggGATCTGGGATAGtccaaggaaaagctggaaggggctgggagggatctgGGATAAtccaaggaaaagctggaaggggctgggaggaacctgggatggtggaaggtgccAGGAGTGGAGCTGGATGATcctaaaggtcccttccaccccaacCATCCCGGAATTCTACAATTCCTGGGATTCCGTGACACGGGAAAAGGAAGACCCCAACCCTCCGACCTCTCCCAAACCTCCGGATCCCCCCGGGCAGgacccaccccaaaatccacgcTGGGATGGGAACGGAGAAGGAAATCGGAACCCCAAGAGGCGCCATTATCCCGAATATCCCGgcccatccccatcccttttCCGGGCGCCCACCTTCTCCTGGAGGCGCTCCAGCATGGCGGCCAGGTGAGCCTCGCGGTTCTCCTTGTTGGACTCCATCTTGTGCGCCAGCTTCTCCTTGGCCGTCTTGATGAAGTTGTTGTTCTCCTCGATGGCCTTCTGGATCACCTCCCGCTCGTGTTCCCGCTTCTCCGCCAGGTGCTTCAGCAGCTCCGCCTCCTGGTACTGCGGACACCGCATTCCCGGGATAAATCCAACCCTTCCCCAGccgggaaaagggggggaattCCCCGCCTGGAATGAGGGGTTGGGGGTGCCGGACCCACCTTTCTCCTCTCCTCGGCCGCTTCCAGCTTTTTCTGGATCTCCTCCAGGGAAGGGTCGCGGCGGCGGGGGAGGGAGGCGTTGAATTCGGGGATTCCGTCGAAGGAGGGGGGTTTGAGGATGACCTCGAAGGACTGGCCCGAGGTGCGTTTGTTGAGCTCGATCACTTCCATGTCGGAGATGACGCACCAGGTCAGGTCCACCGtgtctggaaaaggaaaaggagcgGAATGAGCGCTGGGAATTCTCCTTCCGGGATCCCGGTGTTTTCCCGGGATCTGTGAGGTTCATCCTGATTTagcagaaatgttttcctgaggTTTGGGGATGGGGTGGAGGAGTGGGGACAgaaattccaggattccattcctgtggatggagctgggaatatTTGGGAGAGATGAGGGTTGGGAATGTCCCTGTCTTCCTGCTTTGGGAAGTGGGAATGATCCCTTTTCCCGTGTAAATTCCCACGGGAATGGCCTCCGGACACGGATCAGGCTGGAAAACGCGGAGCTCACAATCCAAGGGAATGAGGGAATGAAGGGTTCCCAGAACTCCTCTGGATCCCAACCCATCCATGGGGCCAGGTCGGGAATATTTGGGCGAGCTGAGGGTTTGGGGAAGCAGGAATGGGACCCTGATCCCTTTTCCAGTGTAAATCCTCCCAGGAATGGCCTCCGGACACGGATCAGGCTGGAAAACGTTGAGCCCACGCTCCCGGATGAGGGAATGAAGGGTTCCCAGAACTCCTCTGGATCCCAACCTATCCATGGGGCTGGGTTGGGAATATCTGGGAGAGCTGAGGGTTGGGAATGTTCCAATCTTCCTGCTTTTGGAAGTGGGAATGGGACCCTGATCCCTTTTCCAGTGtaaattcccatgggaatggcCTCCGGACATGGATCAGGCTGGAAAACGCCAAGCCCACGCTCCGGGATGAGGGAATGAAGGGTTCCCAGAACTCCTCTGGATACCAGACCATCCATGGATCAGGCTGGGAATATTTGGGAGAGGTGAAGGTTTTGGGAAGTGGGAATGGGACCCTGATCCCTTTTCCCGTGtaaattcccatgggaatggcCTCCGGACATGGATCAGGCTGGAAAACATTGAGCCCACGCTCCCGGATGAGGGAATGAAGGGTTCCCAGAACTCCTCTGGATCCCAACCTATCCATGGATCAGGCTGGGAATATTTGGGAGAGATGAGGGTTTTGGGAAGTGGGAATGGGACCCTGATCCCTTTTCCGGAGTAAATGCCCTTTGGAATGGCCTCTGGACATGGATCAGGCTGGAAAACGCGGAGCCCACAATCCGAGGGAATGAAGGGTTCCCAGAACTCCTCTGGATTCCAGCCCATCCATGGGGCTGGGTTGGGAATATCTGGGAGAGCTGAGGGTTTTGGGAAGTGGGAATGGGACCCTGATCCCTTTTCCCATGtaaattcccatgggaatggcCTCCGGACATGgatcaggctggaaaacaccGAGCCCACGCTCCGGGATGAGGGAATGAAGGGTTCCCAGAACTCCTCTGGATTCCAGCCCATCCATGGATCAGGCTGGGAATATTTGGGAGAGATGAGGGTTTGGGGAAGTGGGAATGGGACCCTGATCCCTTTTCCAGTGTAAATTCCCCTGGGAATGGCCTCCGGACACGGATCAGGCTGGAAAACGTTGAGCCCACCCTCTGGGATGAGGGAATGAAGGGTTCCCAGAAC is part of the Poecile atricapillus isolate bPoeAtr1 chromosome 3, bPoeAtr1.hap1, whole genome shotgun sequence genome and encodes:
- the STMN4 gene encoding stathmin-4, producing the protein MMSWGALGTPRPGSSRAALKEPGERQEQRDHRRQVPGSLFLQNSQDFLAMTLAAYKEKMKELPLVSLFCSCFLSDPLSKPSYAYEDTVDLTWCVISDMEVIELNKRTSGQSFEVILKPPSFDGIPEFNASLPRRRDPSLEEIQKKLEAAEERRKYQEAELLKHLAEKREHEREVIQKAIEENNNFIKTAKEKLAHKMESNKENREAHLAAMLERLQEKDKHAEEVRKNKELKEEASR